GATACTATGAATTTCATGAGGAATCTATCCAAAACATTGCAGATAAATTAATGCAGCATTATGGGAAGAAAATCGTTGTCAGCCCGAAAATATCGAATGTTACTTTTAGCGGGAAGCTGGATATTCGGGAAGATTTGAAGGATGTATTAGAGAATTTAGCTTCGATAATCCCGGCGAAAGTTGTTACAACGAAGGATGGAGAATATCGTTTAAAATGATAATTGAAAATGATTTTTACTTCTA
The Bacteroidota bacterium DNA segment above includes these coding regions:
- a CDS encoding DUF4974 domain-containing protein, with product YYEFHEESIQNIADKLMQHYGKKIVVSPKISNVTFSGKLDIREDLKDVLENLASIIPAKVVTTKDGEYRLK